The genomic region AGGCATCAAAGACATGTCAATGAAGTTATTTTCCACCTCAGACAGTTTCTCTTCTCCTGTGCAGGCTGGTATGTTCTCAGGTTTATTCTGCACTGCATATGTGCAACTAAACAGAGACTCCCATAATTCCATAAAAATGCCACTGCCTACAGCTTTTAATGGCTTTACATCAAGTATGAAGTCCTTTAGGCCTGTTACAGTTGCTTTTGGAATCGCTAGCCCTATGGCTCCTTGCAGTATATTTGACTTATCCAAAGTAGTTGCTATTAAATCAGCAATCCATGCCTCACTTCCCACCCACTGGTATCCAGTGATGTTGTGTTCAGCAAATACTTGAAGTAAAATCTCCAGGTCCCATGGAGTGAGAAATCCCACTATCACCCGTGAAGTGGAACTTTTAATTTGCTCAACAATTCTTAAAACTCTTTCTTGTGAGTAGGTTCTAAAAAATGGAAGGGAGTATTCTAAACATATACCAAGTTGTTCTGCGATTTTAGTAAAAGTGGCCATTCCATTGTTACCATAATCATCATCTCTCCTTATTGCTCCCACCCAGGTCCAGCCAAAGTGCTTGATCATTTCTGCAAGCGCTAACGTCTGGTAATAATCACTGGGAATAGTGCGCAGAAATGAAGGATATATCCGTTTATCGCTGAGGCACTCACAGGTGGAATAATAACTGATCTAAAATTAGATCCACATAattaatctataaatataaatacagtatataaattgctataaataagcaaaaaagtCTTTATATCTTTTCACATTAAGattaattgtataaataagGTTTCACAAGTAAAACAAACCAATCAATAAATCATTTCTTACTAAGGGTATGCTAAAAGGTCCGATACTCTTTGCTATAGCCATGGACACCGATGAGAATGTCTCTCCTATTATGGCTTGCACCtgggctggctttgtgcaaccCTGATCTGATATTGAATTCTCATTTCCATTCAAAAGTGCCATTGCTCCTTTCACACCCAGCGCTGCAGAATTACAGgtatcaaatattttaaagcCCAGCGAGACTCCAGGCAGTAAAGACGAGCTGTTGTTAATCTCCTCTAGTGCAAACATCAGGGTCTGTGAATACTGGAATGCTCTGACATCCAaacttgttgaaaaaaaaatgcacattcaTATAAATCATTTTGTATATTACAAAGCTACAACTTATACTTTGCCAACTATATAGTATAATGTTTTACATAAGGTCTGTCTTACTAACCTTAAGCAGTTTATAGCAGGCATGACCGAATAAGAAGAGTCGGTGATCTCCCATTTTTTATGGAATGTGAAAATACCTCCAATTATGATATGACCATCCTTCCATATTTGTGGATGTTTAAATTCTCCATAAACCCTGCAAGCAGTCTCTTCTGCACTTGAAGAATTCATGATTGCTTTAATTATAAGCAATATAGTAAAGATTGACTCCATCTAGTTTTTCAGTTTAAGAAGCTGTACAGAAGAAATACTAAGATACTGAATATGCTCTTGATCTGAGCTGCCAGCTCAGtgaacaaaaataatcaaaaataagGATATTTATATAGAAGGAAATGCTAATTCTCCACAGTAAACATGTAGGTCACAACCTAAGAAGGCGTGACATTTCGATCTGAAAAAGTGGGCCTTaatgtcattctttttttcccttttttttttttaaacacatttaatctaAAACAGCTTCATCATGCTTTCCTACAATATAtttgcaattaaataaaatgactccTACCTTACAGCTTTTtgtattatctatttattaatagatttattgatgtattaataagtagtagctcagtggataaggtgtgggccttctgatcagaaggtcatggatTCAATGCCagcaccaagttgccactgctgtgccccttagcaaggcccttaacctaaATTTCTCTGCTGAACCTGAGATAACTGTaggtcactttggataagggtATATgccaaataaacaattatttaacaaTTTATGCCTACAGGAATAATCTTCAGTGAGAAACACCAGCTGAACTAGTTATTAGAGACTCTATTATATGAAATGTGAAATTAGAAAGGCcctgaaatatttaaagaaagataaaagTGCAGCTTTTActtttcacatgtacattacagcagagcAAAAATTGTCTTTTGGGTCAAGAagtagctcagtgtttaggACACTGGACTTCTAAACAAAAGtccatgagttcaaatcccagcaccaccaagcttctaatgctgggcccttgagcaaaaccctGAACCCTTAACTGTTCAGTTGcataaatgatataattattagtcactttggataagagCATACAGCATTCCTGGAACAGAGAGggttatgggccttgctcaatGGCCCTAGATGTCAGTGATCACAGGACACGGTGAATGACCAGATTATTCTATTAGAACCTCACGGGACACGGTGCACGATGcaaggccagattattctgtcatgAACTCTTGAGGGTGACTAGGTGAATAAGCACCggatgggaggacccaaatgcaggatgtgaCAGGGTAATGAGAAAACAGGCTGTAATTAAAAGTTAGCAGCGCAAtgggcaaaataaaaaacaaagtccaaCAACAGTCCAGGGTCGAAAATACAGGCAAACAGGGTGATGCAGGGAAGACAAAAACAGAACCGAAAACAGAGTCTAAAAAATCAAAGCCAGCAAACTGAGAAATATGGGGAGGgcagaaacacaaaccaaaatcCAGTCCAGAGTTCAAAACCAGTAGCAGGGCTGAACAGGGGTCAGGaccaggaacaggaacagaGTTCAGAGCAGGCAGGTGGCAAAAATAATCCCAGGGACTATAGGAAGCCAGTGAGATACTCTGGCCTGAGCTAAAGTCTTGGGTGTTCTTTAATACCAGGAGGCGCGGGAAAAAAGGCAAGATGGGTGCCAACCCGAAAATGCACGCCGCAAAACCGGAAGTGTGCGCTGCGATTCTGACAGTCCTGGGTCCCCCGTCCTGGGTGGATGGAAAAAGTCTGATGGAGAGAAATACTGGAGAGGCACGATAATCCTGGGACATGAGGAATGTCAAGTGCCAGTGATGGCACAGGGGGACTTGAGGCGAACTGCCATCGGGTAGAACGCTTTAAAGGTCAGGAAAGGCCTAACGCAGCGTGGAGCGAGCCTCCAGGTGGCTGCCCCAAGCACTTTCTCCCCGATGTGATGAGGCCTGAGGCGGAGCGACACCCTCTGCGGAGGCCTGAGGCGGAGCGACACCCTCTGCAGAGGTCTGAAGTAAAGCGACACCCTCTGCAGAGGTGTGAGGTAGAGCAatgccctctgcggaggtctgaggcaGAGCAACGCCCTCTGCAGAGGTCTGGACCATGTCATCAGCAAAACCCAGGGGCCTGTCGAACACCTTGGAGAAACCAGGGGGTGGATCAATGGGGTCAGCAGAGAATTGGGCCgtactctggagcggagcggtgACCTCGGGGGGACTCTTAAGAGGAGCGGCGCCCTCGGCAGGACTCTGGAGCGGCTTGGGGGCTTTCTCGGCAGGGCAGACAGGCATAGAGTTGATCTTAGAAGAGTGGGAAGATGTCCCCAGTCAGGCAGGAAGGCTAAGGTTCGGCAGCCCCCCAGCAGAGCTCAGGGGCCGGAGTGCACGATGCAAGGATAGATTATTCTGTCATGAACTCGACTGGGTGACTAGGTGAGTGAGGATtggatgggaggacccaaatgcaggaagCGACAGGGTAATGAGAAAACAGTTTATTGTCTgaaagctgaataaacagtctactatatataaaaaaaaatatatataaatatatacacatacattatatacacaaattaatGTGAattgttgggcagaatgtacagtaatgataaatatacatacagatataaaaagtgcagatgtgctgaggagtgaaaaagatatactatgtaatatgtatatgtattgtacagaggttatatacagtcttttgtttgtgtttgttttgtagtgattagcggtgtagtgtagaattcagtaatgtgatggtggatggaaaaaaactgtccctgaacctgctggttctggtgcgtaagttcctgtatgtacttcgtgatggaaggaggttaaacagtttatgactgggatgtgaagagtccttgatgatgttgtgagctctgcgcagacatctgctgtggtgaaggtgtttaatggcaggtagttgggtgccagtgatgcattgggcggttttgaccaccctttgcagtgctttacgttcacacacagtggagcctccgtaccagtgatggagttggtcaggatgctctcaatgatgcagcggtagaaactcgttaaaatccccggggacagatgagatttcttgagacttctcaagaagtacaggcattgttgtgctttttttactatagctgacgtgttctgctgccaggacagatcctcagagatgtgaactcccaggaacttaaagctggagactcgctctacctcagttccattgatgttgactggtagatgtctcccgctgttggatttccggaagtccacaatgagctctttggtcttcgtggcgttgagagtcaggttgatggtggcacaccatgctgccagattacggatctcttccctgtaggccgattcgtcgttgtttttaatctggccgaccacggtggtgtcatctgcatacttgatgaagatgttggagttatacagaggagcacaatcgtgggtgaacagggagtagagcagtgggctcagaacacagccctgcggtatgccagtgttcagaatgagggttgaggatacctggtttcccaacctgacagattgaggtctgttggtgagaaagtccagaatccatctgcaagtggaggtgcagatacccatttcactgagcttagtgatcagtacagtggggaggactgtattgaacgcagagctaaagtcaatgaacagcattctgatgtatgtgttgcttttatccaggtgggtgagagcagaataaagagctgtggaaactgcatcctctgttgacctgttcgggcgataggcaaactggtatgggtccagtgtaggtggtaggcccgcagtgaggtgattcattaccagtttctcaaagcacttcatagcaatggggtgagtgcaaccaggcgaaagtcattcaggcatttagcagctgagtgcttaggcactggtatgatagtagtggtcttcaggcatgttggtaccgtggcttgggccagtgacaggttgaaaatgtcagtaaaacctgtgccagttgtccagcgcatgctctgagaacacgtccggtatgccatccgggccagctgccttgcatgcatccactctgctaaacactgaatagacgtccgttgttgagattgaaagtgggctgtaagcagtagcagagtccgtggttggtgtaaaatgtcctgtgctttggtcaaaacgagcaaaaaagtgattaagttcgttcggttggaaggcactactggttggttgagctgtgggtttgtagtccgtgattgactggatgcctttccacatgcgtctggggtcagagttgtggaagtgctcttctatgtggagtttgaatgtgagctttgctttcctgatgccccttttcaggttggccctggctctgttgtagtcctctgcactgccagatttaaaggcagcatctcttgctttcaacaggagacggacttcagagttcatccacggcttctggttaggaaagcatttcacgtgtttgacagtagtgacattgtcaatgcacgtgttaatatggtccaaaacagatgatgtgtaaatgtccatgtctgtgtgagagtccagtgtggcctgtgaggcgAACATGTTtcagtcagtatcctgaaactgttgttgtagagaagaaatggccccctctggccatacctttactgtcctcacagctggtttcacacgtttgatcagtggtgtgtatttgggtagcatgaacaaagagaggtgatcagactgacccgaatgggggaggggaatggctgtgtatgccccaggtatgtttgtgtatacctggtccagtgttttgtctcctctggtagagcaggagacattgcggtgaaattttggtagaacagatttcaggttggagtggttgaaatctccagcaacaatgatagctccttcaggatgtgcagactgctgtttgctgatagctgcatgcagttcctccatagctaACTTAGCATAAGCATCCGGCAGAATGTACActgcagtcacaacaatggctgagaattctctcggtaaataaaagggtctgcacttaatcatcaaatactctaaatgaacagagcaatgactttcagtaacagtagagtctgtgcaccatgagttgttaacataaatgcacagacctccacctctgcgcttaccagagtcctctgccgtcctgtccgcccgaaaaacactgcgacccccgagctcaatggcgctgctgggaatgttgttgttgagccatgtttccgtaaaaatcatgacattacattccttaatccgTTTGTGTGATGATATCCGGAGCAGCAGCTCATCCATTTTATTAGCAAGAGACCGTACATTGGCAAGGAAGACGCTTGGAATCGATGGTTGATGCGGGTTTAGCCTTAGCTTAGCCCTGATGCCGCCTCGCTTCCCCCTCCTTTGTTTACGGTCTCGCCGCCAGCGCTGTGGTCTCGCTGTCGGCCGAGCTGGATCAGCGGTCCGCGGTGTTCGGGCGATTTCCCGAGGGAGTTCAAAGTCCGTTGAAAGTCCGTATCTGTGAGTGTTGCCGATGTCTAGTAATGCTTGTCagctgtatgagatgtgtgcaagCCTGTTCTGTGTGGATAAACTtgctgttgatggagaaattgctactaaatcgcaaaatctggagagacgctgGGCCTCCCGTTGTGCACGCCGCCATCTTGGTTTGATGTCTACATCCGAGAAGATCCTGACAATATATTGGAAGCTTGGCTATACTGGgggttatatttacatttgtgacatttagCATATGCCCTTGTCCAGGGGTACATACAAAGGTGCtctgagtctctatcaataaatgaatctacactggtatgttagataacaaactaaatataaatcagCCTATAACTCTGTTGAGCAAACCTGTAAAGttttagtttaagtgtttcaggaataGGTGGGTTTTGACCTGAATCTGGAATTTGTAAGAACATTAGATGGGGAGAACATGAGAAAtcagccagaaaaaaaaaaaaaattatgagaaGGAAATTAGTTGCAGTGCTACCTAGACCAATTCCCCTAAAATATCCTTGCATGCCCATTGAGATTGACTGTTGGATGTAGACattataaagcaaaacaaaaaaaatcagctacAACTCAACCTTCAGTAGGCTTACTAAGGCCCGGTTCACACATGCTGTGCACAAGTTTGCTACCCATAACAACTGTGTAGTGCATTTATACAGATTCCTTAATTAGCATTTAGTGCACTCTGCTGTTGAGATGATTGCTTGGCTGTGTGACTTTGAGTAAAACCtgaaatacaaattatattttactgtaGTAATATTTATTGTTAGAAAATGGAATGGTGTACTGTATGTAGGAGTAAATATGGACAGCTGTAAGAGTGAATGTGATTGCTGTTCTGTAAATAATGACTATGGAACTACAGAACGTTTAAGAGTGTAAATGTTGGATGTACTGCTTTGTGAATCAGTAGTTGATTATTTGTATACCACTATAATCGTCACTTTCACTCTAACAGTAAACCTAAGCTTAAATTCCATGAAACTGGAAGACATTGTTATATTGTccacttttttattgtaattaaactacatacacaatataaataaaatattacatgtcATTTTGAGGTTGAGTAGGTTACAATGATCCACATTAATCAACATATTCATTTACTAAACTGGCCCTTTTCCCATGAGTTGCTTTTTAGTGTTCTTCTCTGGCTTCATGATGATTATGTAACACTTTGGAAGAAAGATACAGAAGAGTAACCCAAAGCTTGATGCTAAAATAGCAAATATCTCTACAGCTACAGTGAACTTTCCTGGAGAACTGACATAAGCGGGTATAAAAGTAATCCAAACTGCGCAGAACAGTAACATGCTGAATGTGATGAATTTTGCTTCATTAAAATTGTCCGGAAGTTTCCTAGCTAAGaaagctaaaataaaacataaaagtgCTAAAAGTCCAATATAACCTAGTACAGCCCAGAAACCGAAGTTTGAGCCTAAACTGCATTCAAGAATGATCTTTTCCTTGTAGTGCATTAAATTTTTGAAAGGGAAAGGAGGGATATTGTTAACCAAAGCACACAAATAAGAACCTGTATGAGAGTGAATGCAAGTACACTGAGTCTCTGTTGTGGAGCTCCAAACCATTTCATGACATTGCTGCCCGGAAGTGTAGCTCTGAAGGCCATTAACACCACAATGGTTTTTCCCAGAACACAGGAGATACAGAGGACAAATGTGATTCCAAATGCTGTGTGGCGCAGCATACAGGACCACTCAGAGGGCTGTCCAATGAAAGTAAGTGAACAGAGGAAACACAGAGCCAGTGAGAAGAGCAGTAGGAAACTCAGTTCAGAGTTGTTGGCTTTGACAAttggtgtatttttatatttgaaaaatatgAATGCTGTTAGTATTGTCATAAATAAACCGACAATAGAAACCACTGCTAGCAAAATCCCCATAGTTTCATCATAGGACAAATATTCAATTTCCTTCTTTACGCATTGATTTCTGTCTGGATTAGACCAGTAATCTTGCTGGCATTGCTCACATTTGATTGAATCTGTCACAGGgtaaaaatgtttgtactttagaaaaatgtgttattttaatacattttagaaaCATTAAGCcaaactcagtgtgtgtgtatttatatatatatatatatatatatatatatatatatatatatatatatatatatatatatacatacatacactgagTTTATATAATTTGTAGTGGGATATTACACACCTGACATATTATTGATCTCTCCTGCAGCACATGGTATACAGTCAAAACAGCAGATGGGCTTTCCTTTCTGCACAGCTTTCCTTGTGCCGGGGGAGCAACTTTCACTACATACAGATTTCGGCACCTTGTTTAAATAGACATTGCAGTTACTTGACCTACAATAGAATCTGCATTATGAAGTCATTCTGTGATCATCCTTCTTATACTTACTTGATTTGAATTTTGTGCCCATAAAATTGAAGTCATATTTACTACTAATCGATTCTGAGCAGGAAGAGAGGAGTCATACAGTCCAACTGTGATGAATTCATactggttttctttatttttcctccagtttattatttcatatttcgcAGGAGGATCACCGTTTTCATCGAAGTAAACGGCTTCACCTTCTTTTGTCTTAaaagacacttttttcagttgTTCTAGAAACTGATCAAATAAAGTCAACTTTATAGATTAAGAAAATCGAAGGATTTAAATAAGTTCAACTAAAAACCAAAATATCAATGTCTTGAAAACACTATTTACTTACTGTTAAAGGATCAGGCTGCTTCTTTATAGGACATGTTTCTTTGCAGCCAAGAAGTTCATGTAATGTATGAGCAATGGCATATACTGCTTTATAAACATTACTAAAAATTGGCATCATGGACATATCAGTGAAGGTGTTTTTCACCTGAGACAGTTTCTCTTCACCTGTGCACATTGGTATATTCCCTGAATTATTCTGCCCTGTATATGTACAAGTAAACAGAGCTTCCCAAAATTTGATAAAAATGGCACTGCCTACTGATTTCATTGGCTTTATATCTAGAATAAAGTCATTCAGACCAGTGACTGTTGTTTTGGGTATAGCTAGTCCTATTGCTCCTtgcaatatattgtatttatccAATGTGGCTGCAACTGGATCAGCAATCCAGCCTTCAGTTCCAACCCACTGATATCCAGTTATGTTGTgctcaaaaaacacatgcaGCAAAATTTCAAATTCCCGGGGAGTGATAAATCCCACTATCACCCGTGAAGTGGAACTTTTAATTTGCTCAACGATTCTCAAAACTCTTTCTTGTGAGTAGGTTCTAAAAAATGGAAGGGAGTATTCTAAACATATACCAAGCTGTTCAgcaattttaataaatgcagCCATCCCATTGTTACCATAATCATCATCTCTTCGTATTGCTCCCACCCAGGTCCAGCCAAAGTGTTTTACCATTTCTGCAAGTGCTATCGTCTGGTAATAATCACTGGGAATAGTGCGCAGAAATGAAGGGTATTTCTTTTTATCACTGAGGCACTCGCATGTAGAATAGTAACTTATCTAAAATTAGATCCACATAATTATTTCAGGAATAACAGACAATAAGAATTTTGAAAATGAGCTattaaaagttgttttatcaTCTCACCTATAcaattaaacagtaaataattacaattatagccataaataagtgcataaattcTTACTAAAGGGATGCCGAATGGTCCAATACTCTTTGCTATGGCCATGGACACTGATGAATATGTCTCTCCTATTATGGCTTGCACTtgggctggctttgtgcaggtCTGAGCTGTAGTTGAGttttcatttccatttacaAGTGCCATTGCTACTTTGACGCCCTGTGCTGGAGAACCACAGGTATCATAGATCCTGTAGCCCAGTGAGACTCCAGGCAGTAAAGATGAACTGTTGTTGATCTCCTCTATTGCATAGATCAAGGTCTGTGAATACTGGAAGGCTCTGAATTCCATACTTGTTAAAAACGAGATAAAAAACATAtactttaaaattgtattaatacaAATGATATTGTTcgtaattaattataatttttctcTACATGTTTTTTCTGCTTACCTTGTACATTTCATCGTAGGAGGCATAAATGAATAGGACAAGTCTGTGAACTCCCATTTAAAATGGAAGGGGAAAATTCCTCCAACCAAAATATCACCATCTTTCCATAAATGTGGATATGCAGGTTCTCCACGCAGACCACAAGTCTCTTGTGCAGTATATGAATTGATGATGGTCATTACCACATGAAAGATAGTTAACATTGACTCCATCTACTATCAAGCTCTAGATAAGTGAGACAAAATATATGAAGTCTGATCTCACAGCTAACTGAACAGAGGAGTATGGGGTATTTATATAGAAGAAAATGCACAGGGTGCAATGGGTCACAGCCAAAGAAGGTGTGGCAATTTTCTATTGTAAAGGAAATTGCCTATTAACTGATTTTACCTTTGTAGGTTTTTTTGCcttattatgaatattaatcttattattataattattatctatTTAGGGGGGCATCCAGAACAATATCTTGAAACTATATTTGACCTTTCTGAATATTTCAAAGCTTGTGAAAATCtttgaaatatttgaatatttgaaactcttatattttaaatattcagaaAGGTCAAATATAGTTTCGACATATTGTTCTGGATGCACCCCCCCCCCAAAcagataataattataataataagatttat from Silurus meridionalis isolate SWU-2019-XX chromosome 13, ASM1480568v1, whole genome shotgun sequence harbors:
- the LOC124395935 gene encoding LOW QUALITY PROTEIN: extracellular calcium-sensing receptor-like (The sequence of the model RefSeq protein was modified relative to this genomic sequence to represent the inferred CDS: inserted 1 base in 1 codon), yielding MTIINSYTAQETCGLRGEPAYPHLWKDGDILVGGIFPFHFKWEFTDLSYSFMPPTMKCTSMEFRAFQYSQTLIYAIEEINNSSSLLPGVSLGYRIYDTCGSPAQGVKVAMALVNGNENSTTAQTCTKPAQVQAIIGETYSSVSMAIAKSIGPFGIPLISYYSTCECLSDKKKYPSFLRTIPSDYYQTIALAEMVKHFGWTWVGAIRRDDDYGNNGMAAFIKIAEQLGICLEYSLPFFRTYSQERVLRIVEQIKSSTSRVIVGFITPREFEILLHVFFEHNITGYQWVGTEGWIADPVAATLDKYNILQGAIGLAIPKTTVTGLNDFILDIKPMKSVGSAIFIKFWEALFTCTYTGQNNSGNIPMCTGEEKLSQVKNTFTDMSMMPIFSNVYKAVYAIAHTLHELLGCKETCPIKKQPDPLTFLEQLKKVSFKTKEGEAVYFDENGDPPAKYEIINWRKNKENQYEFITVGLYDSSLPAQNRLVVNMTSILWAQNSNQVPKSVCSESCSPGTRKAVQKGKPICCFDCIPCAAGEINNMSDSIKCEQCQQDYWSNPDRNQCVKKEIEYLSYDETMGILLAVVSIVGLFMTILTAFIFFKYKNTPIVKANNSELSFLLLFSLALCFLCSLTFIGQPSEWSCMLRHTAFGITFVLCISCVLGKTIVVLMAFRATLPGSNVMKWFGAPQQRLSVLAFTLIQVLICVLWLXNIPPFPFKNLMHYKEKIILECSLGSNFGFWAVLGYIGLLALLCFILAFLARKLPDNFNEAKFITFSMLLFCAVWITFIPAYVSSPGKFTVAVEIFAILASSFGLLFCIFLPKCYIIIMKPEKNTKKQLMGKGPV